In the Dioscorea cayenensis subsp. rotundata cultivar TDr96_F1 chromosome 12, TDr96_F1_v2_PseudoChromosome.rev07_lg8_w22 25.fasta, whole genome shotgun sequence genome, one interval contains:
- the LOC120273046 gene encoding uncharacterized protein LOC120273046, translated as MAARRSASLCRSLFLRPSVATQTTSRPGFHQSRNVILNQYSACRSSFTTELTGLCTQKRWASRAATAAAARTSVDDNKISIGPKKGKLEKDAKETEVIYEGPISSTIKKVKLLSLSTCCLSVSLGPVITFMTSPELNVILKGGVASTVIFLSASTTAALHWFVSPYIHKLKWQPGSPTFDVEMMSWLATPLPRTIRFADVKAADTKRPFVTFKADDNFYFVDAEHCNNKALLARLTPEKPSGQQSAFKNI; from the exons ATGGCAGCGAGGCGATCAGCATCTCTTTGTCGCTCCCTCTTCCTTCGCCCCTCTGTGGCTACGCAGACAACCTCCCGACCAG GTTTTCACCAATCCAGGAATGTAATATTGAATCAGTATTCTGCGTGCCGATCCTCCTTTACAACTGAACTCACTGGTTTATGCACTCAGAAGAGATGGGCTTCTCGAGCAGCAACAGCGGCAGCAGCACGAACTTCAGTAGATGACAACAAGATCAGCATCGGCCCGAAAAAAGGTAAACTCGAGAAAGATGCTAAAGAGACTGAAGTCATATACGAGGGTCCAATATCTTCGACCATAAAGAAAGTAAAGCTTCTGTCCCTCTCCACCTGCTGCCTCTCCGTGTCACTCGGTCCTGTCATAACATTCATGACCTCTCCTGAACTGAATGTAATCCTCAAGGGCGGAGTCGCTTCTACCGTGATCTTTCTCAGCGCTTCGACTACTGCAGCACTCCATTGGTTTGTTAGCCCTTACATCCACAAACTGAAGTGGCAGCCCGGTTCACCGACCTTTGATGTTGAGATGATGTCATGGCTGGCTACACCTCTTCCTAGAACTATCAGATTTGCAGATGTTAAGGCAGCAGATACAAAAAGACCTTTTGTAACATTCAAGGCTGATGATAACTTCTATTTTGTTGATGCAGAACATTGCAATAACAAGGCTTTACTGGCAAGGCTCACACCTGAGAAACCATCTGGTCAACAATCTGCTTTCAAGAACATCTGA
- the LOC120273861 gene encoding LOW QUALITY PROTEIN: uncharacterized protein LOC120273861 (The sequence of the model RefSeq protein was modified relative to this genomic sequence to represent the inferred CDS: deleted 1 base in 1 codon), with protein MAAGGGGGMTWQEELASLVEETGVRYPAAAAAEDDEPRDLRKRIVGDGSEDGVMAEESFKDQVKGFLKATGEMMHELGKGCRDIVEQSLVGVEDSYVARKLRGPCEMVAVRLSFLNEFLPEDRDPMRCWMVVVLVLLLSLSAMNVNTGSQNLVTNQKQLYIHPPSAARIQLPDGRYMAYHEQGVPAETARFSLIAPHSFLSSRLAGIPGIKASLLEEFRVRLITYDLPGFGESDPHPGRNLNTSAMDMLSLANAVGVQEKFWVLGYSAGGIHAWAALRYIPHKIAGAAMFAPMGNPYESEMTREERYKTWEKWTTKRKLMYILARRFPSFLPYFYRRSFLSGMHGQPEKWLSLSLGKKDKALIENQIFREFWERDVEESVRQRDTKPFVEEAVLQVSRWGFSLADLQVQKHDGKGFVSWLKSLFNPTEREWAGFQGPIHIWQGTDDRVVPQSMTEFVRKVVPGATMHRLLGEGHFSYFCFCDECHRQIFSTLFGIPEGPLSTAFNDDENIEDAEDIETPSEQNCEEISDNHTEQNELS; from the exons ATGGCGGCGGGGGGCGGTGGCGGGATGACGTGGCAGGAGGAGCTGGCGAGCTTGGTGGAGGAGACGGGGGTCCGGTACCCCGCCGCCGCCGCGGCGGAGGATGACGAGCCGAGAGATCTCAGAAAGAGGATCGTTGGTGATGGGTCTGAGGATGGGGTAATGGCGGAGGAGAGCTTTAAGGATCAGGTCAAGGGATTTCTCAAGGCCACTGGAGAGATGATGCATGAGCTGGGAAAGGGGTGTAGAGATATAGTTGAACAGAGTCTTGTTGGGGTAGAGGATTCGTATGTGGCGAGGAAGCTTAGAGGGCCGTGTGAAATGGTGGCGGTTCGGTTGAGTTTCTTGAATGAGTTCTTGCCTGAGGACCGTGATCCGATGCGGTGCTGGATGGTCGTCgtccttgttcttctcctcTCGCTCTCTG CTATGAATGTAAATACTGGAAGTCAAAATTTAGTC ACCAACCAAAAACAACTGTACATACATCCTCCCAGTGCTGCTCGTATTCAGCTACCAGATGGGAGATACATGGCGTACCATGAACAAGGTGTTCCGGCTGAAACAGCTAGGTTTTCCTTGATCGCACCACATTCTTTCCTTTCATCTCGATTGGCAG GAATTCCTGGGATCAAAGCATCTTTGTTGGAGGAATTTAGGGTCCGTTTGATAACCTATGATCTTCCTGGGTTTGGTGAAAGTGATCCTCACCCTGGTAGGAACCTTAACACGTCTGCAATGGATATGTTGTCCTTAGCAAATGCTGTTGGGGTTCAGGAGAAGTTCTGGGTGTTGGGATATTCAGCTGGAGGAATTCATGCATGGGCTGCTCTTCGATATATTCCTCATAAAATTGCAG GTGCAGCCATGTTTGCTCCAATGGGAAATCCATATGAATCTGAAATGACTAGGGAAGAAAGATATAAAACATGGGAGAAGTGGACAACCAAAAGGAAATTGATGTATATCTTAGCAAGGAggtttccttcttttcttcccTACTTTTATCGAAGAAGTTTTCTATCTGGGATGCATGGTCAGCCTGAGAAGTGGCTATCATTGTCACTAGGAAAAAAG GACAAAGCTCTGATAGAAAACCAGATTTTCAGAGAATTCTGGGAGAGGGATGTGGAGGAATCTGTCAGACAGAGAGACACAAAACCATTTGTGGAGGAAGCTGTATTGCAGGTCTCAAGATGGGGTTTCAGTTTAGCTGATCTTCAGGTGCAGAAGCATGATGGAAAGGGCTTTGTTTCATGGCTCAAATCTCTATTCAATCCAACTGAACGTGAATGGGCAGGCTTCCAAGGCCCTATACACATTTGGCAG GGAACGGATGATCGGGTGGTGCCACAATCAATGACTGAATTCGTAAGGAAGGTTGTCCCTGGCGCCACCATGCATAGGCTGCTTGGAGAAGGGCACTTCTCCTACTTCTGTTTCTGCGATGAATGCCATCGGCAAATATTCTCCACCCTTTTTGGCATTCCCGAAGGTCCTCTCAGCACGGCCTTCAATGACGACGAGAACATTGAGGATGCCGAGGATATTGAAACACCATCTGAACAGAATTGTGAAGAAATATCAGATAATCATACTGAGCAGAATGAATTGTCCTGA
- the LOC120273659 gene encoding mitochondrial import inner membrane translocase subunit TIM14-1-like — protein MATPFLAGLAVAAAALAGRYSIQAWHAYKAQPAVPRLRKFYEGGFQPTMTRREAALILGIRENTTPDKVREAHRKVMVANHPDAGGSHYLASKINEAKDVLLGKTKGGGSAF, from the exons ATG GCGACACCATTTTTAGCAGGGTTGGCAGTTGCCGCTGCTGCACTTGCTGGCAGATACAGTATTCAAGCTTGGCATGCATACAAGGCTCAGCCTGCTGTTCCTCGGTTGCGTAAATTTTATGAAGGTGGCTTCCAACCTACTATGACCAGAAGAGAGGCTGCTCTTATTCTTGGAATTAG GGAGAACACAACACCCGACAAAGTTAGAGAAGCACACAGAAAAGTGATGGTGGCGAACCATCCAGATGCAGGAGGAAGCCATTACCTCGCTTCAAAGATCAATGAGGCAAAAGACGTGTTGCTCGGGAAAACCAAAGGTGGTGGATCGGCCTTCTGA
- the LOC120273658 gene encoding protein IQ-DOMAIN 1, which yields MGRNGKWLGAVKRVFSPESKDKVNKSKKKWGFGKSKQSEPCLSESLDNVAAPSAAPAPPPIPHPEEVKLAENELTMQTQSVALPTAKTAEPTSPAAPTPADFERVITPSKFSVKLSEEAAAIKIQTAFRGYLARRALRALRGLVRLKSLIQGDAVKRQATTTLRCMQTLARVQSQIRSRRIRMSEENQALQRQLLLKNGRDLEKWRGGDDWNDSPQTKEQTDASLLSKQEAAVRRERAMAYAFSHQWKSSSRSGNPLFTDPSNPQWGWSWLERWMAARPWESRSVADKETSNDQASVKSAARSVAGDITKAYARRDSNSERVSGLSLKVNRHSPATPPFKPTPLTGKIKSASPKSGWAMLDDDSRSMISLQSERHRRHSVGGSSIRDDESLASSPAVPSYMAQTESARAKSRFQSSAASDAPETPEKGLVVKKRLSFPAGDKNGVTSPASLGRRHSGPPKVDTASMKDIAINS from the exons atggGGAGAAATGGGAAATGGTTGGGAGCTGTGAAAAGAGTCTTCAGCCCTGAATCCAAGGATAAG GTCAACAAATCCAAGAAGAAATGGGGATTTGGGAAGTCTAAGCAATCAGAACCATGTCTTTCAGAGTCACTGGACAATGTTGCTGCCCCAAGTGCAGCTCCGGCACCGCCGCCTATTCCTCATCCTGAGGAGGTTAAGTTGGCTGAGAATGAGCTAACCATGCAGACTCAGTCAGTGGCACTGCCCACTGCCAAAACCGCAGAACCGACTTCTCCTGCTGCTCCAACTCCTGCTGATTTTGAGCGTGTGATTACTCCGTCGAAGTTCTCTGTAAAATTATCCGAAGAGGCTGCTGCTATCAAAATCCAGACTGCTTTCCGAGGATATCTG GCGAGGAGAGCGCTACGGGCTTTGAGAGGATTGGTTAGATTGAAATCACTAATTCAAGGTGATGCTGTGAAGCGGCAAGCTACAACCACACTGCGATGCATGCAAACACTGGCAAGAGTTCAATCACAGATCCGTTCAAGAAGGATTAGAATGTCTGAGGAGAATCAAGCCCTTCAACGACAACTATTGCTTAAAAACGGAAGAGACCTCGAGAAATGGAGG GGTGGAGATGACTGGAATGACAGTCCGCAAACGAAAGAGCAAACTGATGCAAGTCTGTTGAGTAAACAAGAAGCTGCTGTTCGAAGAGAAAGAGCGATGGCTTATGCATTCTCTCATCAG TGGAAGAGCTCTTCAAGGTCAGGGAATCCACTGTTTACAGATCCAAGCAATCCACAATGGGGTTGGAGCTGGTTGGAACGCTGGATGGCGGCGAGGCCATGGGAGAGCCGGAGTGTGGCTGATAAAGAAACAAGCAACGATCAGGCCTCTGTGAAAAGCGCTGCCCGGAGTGTTGCTGGGGATATAACCAAGGCTTATGCTCGTCGTGACTCCAACTCAGAACGTGTCTCTGGTCTATCCCtgaaggtgaaccgccattccCCTGCAACCCCTCCCTTTAAGCCGACACCTCTCACCGGGAAGATCAAATCGGCAAGCCCAAAAAGTGGCTGGGCGATGTTAGATGATGACTCAAGGAGCATGATCAGCCTGCAATCAGAACGGCATAGACGACATAGCGTTGGAGGATCATCAATAAGGGATGATGAGAGCCTGGCAAGTTCTCCGGCTGTCCCTAGCTACATGGCTCAAACAGAGTCAGCCAGGGCCAAGTCCCGGTTCCAAAGTTCGGCAGCAAGCGATGCACCTGAGACACCAGAGAAGGGGCTTGTGGTGAAGAAGAGGTTGTCTTTTCCTGCCGGAGATAAGAATGGCGTGACTTCACCGGCGAGTCTGGGAAGGCGACATTCCGGCCCTCCCAAAGTTGACACTGCCTCCATGAAGGACATAGCCATCAATTCTTAG